The following coding sequences are from one Dehalococcoidia bacterium window:
- a CDS encoding YceI family protein has product FTAETAISRKEFGLKWNAVLESGTVVVGDRVSVVLHIEAVRE; this is encoded by the coding sequence TTCACGGCGGAGACGGCAATCAGCCGCAAGGAGTTCGGCCTGAAGTGGAACGCGGTGCTGGAGTCGGGCACGGTGGTGGTCGGCGACCGCGTCAGCGTCGTCCTGCACATCGAGGCGGTCCGAGAGTAA